A genome region from Triticum aestivum cultivar Chinese Spring chromosome 2B, IWGSC CS RefSeq v2.1, whole genome shotgun sequence includes the following:
- the LOC123040605 gene encoding uncharacterized protein, which yields MAFIASKLVRAALASRPVGDIAGSISPCLPRLYLTGGSIRRMSAAADGSESEENLALSGFVADINPEKTFPLVDENSIKSKESLWALYKCWCKYRGVSRDHKEMTHRFRSFRASAMSVYKDNNSGSSQVSQLGPFADMTKAEIARLFPPRSPKCRFGESRRQCRP from the exons ATGGCCTTCATCGCGTCCAAGCTCGTTCGAGCAGCCCTAGCATCACGCCCCGTTGGAGATATTGCTGGTAGCATTTCCCCGTGTCTCCCCCGGCTCTATCTGACTGGCGGTTCCATCCGTCGCATGTCTGCAGCTGCAG ACGGTTCTGAGTCAGAAGAAAATCTCGCACTCAGCGGCTTTGTGGCAGACATCAATCCAGAAAAAACCTTTCCCCTGGTTGATGAGAATTCCATTAAGTCCAAGGAATCCCTGTGGGCCTTGTATAAATGCTGGTGCAAGTATCGTGGGGTATCTCGTGACCATAAAGAAATGACCCACCGGTTCAGGTCATTTAGGGCTTCTGCAATGTCTGTGTACAAAGATAACAATTCTGGATCGTCGCAAGTGTCGCAACTGGGCCCATTTGCAGATATGACTAAGGCGGAGATTGCTCGGCTGTTTCCTCCACGTA GTCCCAAGTGCCGCTTTGGGGAGTCCAGGAGGCAGTGCAGACCTTAA